A window of the Fusarium poae strain DAOMC 252244 chromosome 3, whole genome shotgun sequence genome harbors these coding sequences:
- a CDS encoding hypothetical protein (SECRETED:SignalP(1-19)~CAZy:GH3), whose amino-acid sequence MASLRSVLVSGLLAASVNAQDFGGNDRSEEAFSWVQPKNTTILGQYGHSPEFPSTYATGKGWEQGFAKAKEFVSKLTLEEKADMVTGTPGPCVGNIIAIPRLGFNGLCLHDGPLAIRVADYASVFPAGVSAASSWDKELLYQRGLAMGQEFKAKGAHVLLGPVAGPLGRSAYSGRNWEGFSPDPYLTGVAMEHTINGHQDAGVQATAKHFIGNEQEVMRNPTFKKDGYVGEVDEEALSSNMDDRTMHELYLWPFANAAHAKAASFMCSYQRLNGSYGCQNSKILNGILRDELGFQGYVMSDWGATHAGVAAINSGLDMDMPGGIGAYGMNWKAGSFFGGNLTNAVTNGTLEEARVDDMIMRIMAPYFWLGQDSEEFPSVDESSGDLNTFSPRKTWLKEFNFTGERSRDVRGDHGDLIRKHGAETTVLLKNENNALPLKKPKSIAVFGNDAGDITEGFLNQKDYEFGTLVAGGGSGTGRLTYLVSPLTAINARAKQDGTLVQQWLNNTLIAQSNVTDLWIPAVPDVCLVFLKTWAEEGGDRGHLSVDWDGDDVVKSVAKSCNNTIVVTHSSGINTLPWADHPNVTAILAAHFPGQESGNSLVDLLYGDVNPSGRLPYTIALNGTDYNAPPTTAINTTGTDDWQSWFDEKLEIDYRYFDAKNMSVRYEFGFGLSYSTFEISDISAEPLADDITAMPEALPVQPGGNPALWETIYNVTVSVTNSGKVDGATVPQLYVTFPESAPKGTPPKQLRGFEKVFLESGESKNVSFELMRRDLSYWDIISQQWVIPEGEFTIRVGFSSRDLKEETKVTLVEA is encoded by the exons ATGGCTAGCCTTCGATCCGTGCTGGTCTCCGGCCTGTTGGCTGCGAGTGTGAATGCTCAAGACTTTGGTGGCAATGATCGCTCTGAGGAGGCCTTTAGCTGGGTTCAACCCAAGAACACCACCATCCTAGGACAATACGGCCACTCGCCTGAATTCCCTTCCA CCTATGCTACTGGCAAGGGATGGGAACAGGGCTTCGCCAAAGCCAAGGAGTTCGTCTCCAAGCTGACTCTCGAAGAAAAAGCCGACATGGTCACTGGAACTCCCGGTCCTTGTGTCGGAAACATTATCGCCATTCCTCGTCTAGGCTTCAACGGTCTCTGTCTCCATGACGGTCCTCTCGCCATCCGAGTCGCCGACTACGCCAGTGTCTTCCCCGCCGGTGTCTCCGCCGCTTCCTCCTGGGACAAGGAGCTCCTCTACCAGCGCGGTCTCGCAATGGGTCAAGAgttcaaggccaagggtgCTCACGTCCTCCTCGGCCCCGTCGCTGGTCCTCTTGGACGTTCTGCCTACTCTGGTCGTAATTGGGAGGGTTTCTCTCCTGACCCCTACCTGACTGGTGTCGCCATGGAGCACACCATCAACGGTCACCAGGACGCCGGTGTTCAGGCTACTGCGAAGCACTTTATCGGTAACGAGCAGGAGGTTATGCGAAACCCCACCTTCAAGAAGGACGGTTACGTCGGTGAGGTCGATGAGGAGGCTCTCTCCTCCAACATGGACGACCGAACCATGCACGAGCTTTACCTCTGGCCCTTTGCCAACGCCGCTCATGCCAAGGCTGCCAGTTTCATGTGCTCTTACCAGCGTCTCAACGGCTCGTACGGCTGTCAAAACTCCAAGATCCTCAACGGTATCCTTCGCGACGAGCTCGGTTTCCAGGGTTATGTCATGTCTGATTGGGGTGCCACCCATGCTGGTGTTGCTGCCATCAACAGCGGTCTCGATATGGACATGCCCGGTGGTATCGGTGCCTACGGAATGAACTGGAAGGCCGGTTCTTTCTTTGGCGGTAACCTGACCAACGCTGTCACCAACGGCACCCTCGAGGAGGCCCGTGTCGATGACATGATCATGCGTATCATGGCTCCTTACTTCTGGCTCGGCCAGGACAGCGAGGAGTTCCCTTCTGTCGACGAGTCCAGCGGTGATCTCAACACTTTCTCTCCCCGAAAGACCTGGCTCAAGGAGTTTAACTTTACCGGCGAGCGCAGCCGTGATGTCCGAGGCGACCACGGTGATCTCATTCGCAAGCACGGCGCCGAGACCACCGTCCTCCtcaagaacgagaacaacgcCCTCCCCCTCAAGAAGCCCAAGTCcattgctgtctttggtaaTGATGCTGGTGATATCACCGAGGGTTTCCTCAACCAAAAGGACTACGAGTTTGGTACTCTTGTTGCTGGTGGTGGTTCCGGAACTGGTCGTCTTACTTACCTCGTCTCTCCTCTTACTGCCATCAACGCCCGTGCCAAGCAGGACGGAACTCTTGTTCAGCAGTGGTTGAACAACACCCTTATTGCTCAGTCCAACGTCACTGACCTCTGGATCCCCGCTGTTCCTGATGTCTGCCTTGTCTTCCTCAAGACTTGGGCTGAGGAGGGTGGTGACCGTGGTCATCTCAGCGTTGACTGGGACGGTGACGACGTTGTCAAGTCTGTCGCCAAGTCTTGCAACAACACCATCGTTGTCACTCACTCTTCTGGTATCAACACCCTCCCCTGGGCCGACCATCCCAACGTTACCGCCATCCTGGCCGCCCACTTCCCCGGTCAGGAGTCTGGTAACTCTCTCGTCGATCTTCTATATGGCGATGTCAACCCCTCCGGTCGTCTCCCCTACACCATTGCCTTGAACGGCACCGACTACAACGCTCCCCCCACCACtgccatcaacaccaccggTACTGACGACTGGCAGTCTTGGTTCGACGAGAAGCTCGAGATTGACTACCGCTACTTTGACGCCAAGAACATGTCTGTTCGCTACGAGTTTGGCTTCGGTCTATCTTACTCCACCTTTGAGATCTCCGACATCTCCGCTGAGCCTCTCGCCGACGACATCACCGCCATGCCCGAGGCCCTCCCTGTCCAGCCCGGTGGTAACCCCGCCCTCTGGGAGACTATCTACAACGTTACTGTCTCTGTCACCAACAGCGGCAAGGTTGATGGTGCTACAGTTCCTCAGCTCTATGTTACCTTCCCCGAGAGCGCTCCCAAGGGTACTCCCCCCAAGCAGCTCCGTGGTTTCGAGAAGGTCTTCCTTGAGTCTGGTGAGAGCAAGAATGTCAGCTTTGAGCTGATGCGCCGTGATCTCAGCTACTGGGATATTATTTCTCAGCAGTGGGTTATTCCTGAGGGAGAGTTTACCATCCGTGTTGGATtcagcagcagggacttGAAGGAGGAAACCAAGGTTACCCTTGTTGAGGCTTGA